The following nucleotide sequence is from Brachyspira suanatina.
GAAAAATAATGAAGCTAATGCTCAAGTGGTAACTTTAACTTTATATGACGGTGTTGTGCAAGAGATGCCTGGATATGGTTTTGTATCAAATGATTATACAGTATTTGACTCTATGGATATAAATATTGTAAGAAATGTAAGCACATTAACCTCCCATGAAAGAGGATTAAGAGAAATGCCTTCTTGGAAAATAATGGAAAAAATTAATCAAACAAAAAGAGAGGCAAATAAATCTGTAAATGAACAAATAAATGGAATGATAATTAATGCTTATAATAATATAGACACTAATGCTGTTAATATCACTTCATTTTCTAATGAATATATACAAACTAATTCAGCAGAATTAACATCTATAAGAAAAAAAGCAATTGAAGAAGCTGTCCCTTATTTTTACTATGTAGAGTTTCATAAATTTATTTCAATACCTGCAGCATGTTTATTTATGGTTTTAATAGGAGCTCCTTTAGGTATAGTAGGAAAAAGAAGCGGTAAAGGATTTGGATTTGGATTATCTGTAATAGTAGTTGTTATATATTATTTACTTATTACTGCTGCAGAATTAATGGCTGGCGGTAAAAAAGTATCTCCGCTTATTGCTATGTGGTTTCCGAATATAGTCTTAGCTGCTATGGGAGGTTTTCTTATGATAAGGTCCTTCTTTAGCAGAGGAAAATAAGATTGATTATACTTTTATTAATAAAAATAAAGTGATAAACTAACATTGATGTATTATCAAGCAGTTTATCACTAATTATAATAAATATTATTATTTTACAGAATCAGATATATTTTCTTTTGCTTTATCAATACTTTCAGCAGCTTTTTTCAAACCGGACTCTATAGACTTAGAAGCCTCATCCATAGCTTTAGAAGGATCTACTTTTTCCATAGCATCTTCTACAGCTTTAGAAGCATTGTCTAATGTTT
It contains:
- a CDS encoding LptF/LptG family permease codes for the protein MKKINKYIILETIGPFLAGILFFTFIFVIQLLPELIRLIFNNGAPLFMSLEVFVYMLPFNIAITIPMSILMASIIGYGRLSSDNEIIVMRALGFPHMRIYVPIIILGIFTFIFSLFFNNVIMSEANYRYRALISYMVNIKPSIAVGKLEFSDIPDMGLSIGSKYADDIGMSNVVIYDRSETKRVITAKYGLWKNNEANAQVVTLTLYDGVVQEMPGYGFVSNDYTVFDSMDINIVRNVSTLTSHERGLREMPSWKIMEKINQTKREANKSVNEQINGMIINAYNNIDTNAVNITSFSNEYIQTNSAELTSIRKKAIEEAVPYFYYVEFHKFISIPAACLFMVLIGAPLGIVGKRSGKGFGFGLSVIVVVIYYLLITAAELMAGGKKVSPLIAMWFPNIVLAAMGGFLMIRSFFSRGK